The Neofelis nebulosa isolate mNeoNeb1 chromosome 16, mNeoNeb1.pri, whole genome shotgun sequence genome includes a window with the following:
- the CD7 gene encoding T-cell antigen CD7: MAPELPLLFELLTLACTLLRALATQEVRQYPPYAIAPEGGSVDITCLASGSLFGVYLKQRWPRPSSVIYYEDEKEPTVDEKFRGRVVFSGRQHNLTVTVHRLQPADTGAYACQAVMKDEVWGPGTLVVVTDKPPEAADTSREAQLIRFSFPVALAMGCFFIGLALGATCVLRRTQIKKLCCLKDKNSACVVYEDMSYGNRNTVSIPNVYQ; this comes from the exons ATGGCCCCAGAGCTCCCACTGCTCTTTGAGCTCCTTACGCTGGCCTGCACCCTGCTCAGGGCCCTGGCCACCCAAG AGGTGCGGCAGTACCCCCCCTACGCGATTGCCCCCGAGGGGGGCTCCGTCGACATCACCTGCCTCGCCAGCGGGTCCCTGTTCGGGGTCTACCTGAAGCAGAGGTGGCCGAGGCCTAGCAGTGTGATTTACTACGAAGACGAGAAGGAGCCCACGGTGGATGAGAAGTTTCGGGGACGCGTTGTCTTCTCGGGGCGGCAGCACAACCTGACGGTCACTGTGCACCGCCTGCAGCCGGCCGACACCGGGGCTTATGCCTGCCAGGCGGTCATGAAGGACGAGGTCTGGGGCCCCGGCACCTTGGTCGTGGTGACAG ACAAGCCGCCCGAGGCAGCGGACACGAGCCGGGAGGCCCAGCTGATACGcttttccttccctgtggccCTGGCCATGGGCTGCTTCTTCATCGGGCTGGCACTGGGGGCGACGTGTGTGCTGAGGAGGACACAG ATCAAGAAACTCTGCTGCCTGAAAGATAAGAACTCTGCGTGCGTGGTGTACGAGGACATGTCCTATGGCAACCGGAACACGGTGTCCATCCCCAACGTGTACCAGTGA